From Brachyspira hampsonii:
ATGTATGCATCAAATAGAATACTGCATCTGAAGTTACATTAATACTAGGATCTATAGTATTAGGTTCCGGTCCTGTATTAATAAATATAGATATGCCGTCTTCTGATTTATTATTAGAGCATGACATAATAAATGATATAAAAATCATAAATAAAATAAATATTTTTTTCATTGATATTAACTCCTAACATTTTATTTTAAATTAAAATTAATCTTCTAAATATGCTCTGACAAAACTATGCTGTCCCATAGAATCATACAAAACACCTTTTAATTTTGGCGATACCAATATTGGTTCATTAGAAAAATATATAGGTATTATTGCCATATCATTAATTAATAATTCTTCAGCTTTATGCATAGTCATCATTCTATGAGATGAATCTGTAATTAATGCTGCTGTTTTTATAAGATCATCATATCTTGTATTACTATAAACACTATTATTATTGGGCGATGTACTTAAAAATACCGAAAGAAAATTTATAGGATCATTAAAATCCCCATTCCAAGTTCCGCTTGCTATTTCAAAATTTTTATCAAATCTTTGAGTGAATAAATCAGATAACTCTAATTCTTCTATATTTATATCAATACCTAAATTTTCCTTCCACATTTTTTGTATAGCCTCAAATATATCTCTATGTATTCCATAAGTTGTTTTTAAAGTCATAACAGGAAAATCATTACCATTAGGATAACCGGCAAGTATCATAAGTCTCTTTGCTTCTTTAACATTATCCTCATAACTTCCTTTGCTTATATCTATATAATCACCGCCATTTTCTCTAAAATCTCCAAAAAATCCAGGTATGCCATAAGGTACAAAAGCCGCTGCTGGTTTTTCTCCATTTCTAGTGATATTTTCAACTATATAATTTCTATCAATTACAAGGGATAATGCTTTTCTCACATTTACATCAGATAATACTTTATTTGTATTATTTATAAAATAAAAATATGTTCCTATTCTAGGCACATTGTGTATATATCCAGATCTTTGCAATGATACTATATTCTCTATTGGAAAGCTTCTTGAAAAATGAAGAAAACCATTTTTTACAGAGTTCAAAGAGTATTGAGGATCATTTTTTAATATGAACTCTAGCCTGCTTGGTATAACTTCTTTATTATTCCAATAAAATTCATTTTTTTCCATTATAATATTATTATCTATTTTTCTCTCTACAACTTTAAATGCCCCATTTCCTATAAAAGTTTCAGGCTTTTCTGTCCAATTATCTTCATACAGTTTTATTATATCTTCTCTTAAAGGATAAAATGTAGGATATGATAAAATTTCAATAAAATAAGCTAAAGGCATATCTAATATTATCTCTAATGTATAATCATCTATAGCTTCAACACCCAAATATTTTGTTTCTATTTTACCGCTAAGTACATCTTTAGAATTTTTTATAAAACTATATTGATATGCGAATTTGCTTTTTGTATTAGGATCAAATAGCCTCCTGAAAGAATAAACAAAATCTTTTGCTAAAACAGGATTGCCGTCAGACCAATAAGCATCTTTTCTTAAATGAAATGTGTACACAAGTCCGTCAGCACTTACATTCCAACTTTCAGCGGCTGCCGGTATTACTTTACCGTCTTTATCCTTACTAACTAATCCTTCAAATATATGATTTAAATATATTAAAGTATCTGATGTTACATTTTTACTAGGATCCATAGTATATGGTTCCTGACCTATATTTATCAGCAATGAAAAATACTTTCCTGAAGGAGGACTGTCGGTAATGCTTTCTTCCATTTTTGTACATGATATAATTACAGACATCAGAATAATTATATAAATATAATATTTTGTTAACATTTTATTATCCAAATGCATTTTACTTCAATTAAGTATATATTCTATAACATTTAATGTCAAATAATATTATTTTATTAGTTTAAAATATTCTATTATATTCTTTAACTCTTCAGATTCATCGTTAATGGATTTATAGTTATCAGAAATACCATTTACAAATTTATAATTATTATTTGATTTATCATCATTTGGAACTTCAGGCTTAGAATTATGAGAAATCTTATATTGATTATCTTTCAATACATCAATAATATTATTCAAATATTCTATAGTGTTATTATTATCTGAATTCATATCTGTAATTATATTATCTGATTTTATATTATATGATTTCGTTTTATATTTGTTCTTATTAATAAAATTTATTACAGGTATTACTTTTCTATTTATAATATTAGGTATTATAATAATTATTAAAATAATCATCACAGAAATCATAATTCCTATCATTATAAACATTTTATTATTATTTTTTAATACCATAGCTGACGGTACTGCCACCTCAATACCCCAATGCACATTATCAAATAACTCTATAGGCTTTACAATATAAAAATATCTATTTAAATTTTTGAAATTGTATTTTTCTATTATTAAACTTTCATTAGAATTTATAATATCCATTACATTATAATTATTATACGGATGATATAAATTAGTAAAATTTTCGCCTATAATTTCAATATCAGTGTTACAGTAAATAATATTTCCATTCTCATCAAATAAAGTAATAGATATATCATTTTCTTTATAAAAATTCATACTACCAGAACTCATATCCAAACCAATTATACCTATAATTTTATCATCATTAGAATATATAGGCATTATATAAGTTTGAATCTGCTTATACTTGTTTTGCATCTGAACAGTATATATTGGAGTTATATACATTTCATTTTTCTCTATTGCCTTTTCTATAAATGATGATTTTAATTCTAAATTTTCAGCATCAAGTCTTGATATATTACCGTCTTTATCTTTGCCAATATATATTCCAAATTGTCCGTTTATATTTTTATACAAACTGTCATTTCTATATATATTGTCATCATCAATTGCATTTGGAAGAAAAAGCAAAAAAACCGCTTCAGCATTTTCACTTATATTTTTAGCAAATTTATCCATAAAGCTTTCATATATCTTTCTATTTCTTATATTACTGCTATATAATTCTTCCGACACAATTTTTATACTTTTAATGAAATTTAATTCATTATTGATAACATCTTTCATATTTAGTAATTTAATTTCAGATATTTGATCTATTGCAGATAATGACATATCTTTAGAAATATTATATGTATATATAATAGTTATAATACTGCATATTATTATTATAAATATTATAGGTATTATAATAAATAAACTTATTTTAATATTTAAATTATTTTTGCTGTTCATAATTTTTATACTTTTACTCTCTTAATCTAAAATATTTTATTATTTTTTGTAAATCATTTGATTCTTTTAAAAGAGATTTTGAATTTTCATTTACATTATTTACAATCTTAGAATTATGATTTTCTTTTATTTCATTGTTATTGATGCTGTTATTAATTTTATATACTAACTCAGATATATTATTCGAGTTTTCCGAAATTTTATCAGCTTTTATTTTTACAGTTCTAACCAAGTTATTTAAGTATATTATTGTTTTATCAATTTCTCTGCTCATATTCCCCATTTCATCATTCATATTTAAATATTTGTCAGAAATTCTCCAAGATATATCACCTTCCCTTATTTTCATGATATTATCATTTAAATTATTCATTACTGACAATATTTTTTTATTAATAACGAATGGTACAATAATAAACATTAAAATAATGATCACCGCCGTAATAATAATCCATATTATCATTATAATTTTATAATGATTAAAAAAATCTGCCTTACTATCAACCGCTAATTCTATTCCCCAATATAAATCATCAAAAATATGAATAGGAGTAAAAATATTGAAATATTTACTTGAAGTTTTTTCATTATACGATTCTTTCCAAATAGCAGTATTAGAATATATTGTATTTTCTAAATCACTGCTTCCATATACATCCGATAAATTAGTAATATTTTCTCCTATACTGTATATATCTGTGGTACAGTACATAATATTACCTTTTTCATTAAATAGAGATATTGTAAATCCGTTTGTATCTTCATAAAACATTATATTGTCCAAAGATAAATTCAAAGAAGATACTCCAATTAATTCATTATCTTTGGAAAATATTGGTATTGAATATGTATACATAGGTTTGTATTTACCTTGTATAGGATAATAATTCAAAGTTGTAATATAAGGTTTTCTGCTTGTTATAGTAGTATTCAAATAAGTATATTCTAAATCAGACTCTCTTAGGTTAATTCTAGATATATTATTTTCAGCATCTTTAACTAAAGTAACTACAAATCTGCCTTTAATATCTTGATAGAGAGGATTATTAATATACATACTGTCATTATCAATTATATTGGTAAAAAACATTAAAGATACGGATACAGCATTAGTACTCATTTCATGGGCAAATCTATTCATTAAATCTTCATATACTTCTCTTTTTCTAACATTATAGTTATATAAATTTTCTACAGAATATTTTATATTATCAAGATAATTTAATTCAACACTGATTATATTTTCTATTTCATATATTTCTTTTTCAGACATTTGAGATATTATAAATAAGGTCATTTCCTCTGTAATTTTATATATATATATTGTATTCATAATACCAAATATTAATACTATTGTTACAATAGGTATTAAAATAAATAAACTTATTTTAATATTTAAATTATTTTTGCTATTCATAATCTTATGATACTTAAATAAAATAATATTTTCTAATATAGTGTAAAATATTTTGTTATTTTTTGCAATTAATTTTACTTTTATAAAAGATATTTTAAACTTTATTTTATTACTGTAATTTAAAATATCCTATAACATCTATAAGTTCATTAGCCTCATTAAGCAGAGCCTGAGAAGCAGCTGTAGCCTCTTCTACCAAAGCAGCATTTTTTTGTACAGAAGAATCCATATTTGTAATAGCAGAATCAACCTGCTCTATTCCTTTCTGCTGCTCCTGAGAAGCTGCATTAATTTTATACATAATATTAGAAGCACTATCCATTTTTACAGATATATCTTCAAACATTTCTTTAGACTCTCTTACACTTTCAGAAGCTAAATGAGTTTTTTCATTACTATCAGATATTAAAGCTGTAATATTTTTTACAGATTCCTGAGTATTCTGTGCTAAATTATGGAGCAGGTATTGATTATGAGAATTATAAAGAAAGCGGAACAAAGTGGCTTGAAGTATTTTTTCTTCCTCCAGAGGCCGAAGACGGAAAAGATGCAATTCATGGCTTTGTGCATGGTTCGCAGGTAAAACTTGAAAATGGAGGCTATTAAAAGAGCATAACAATACCAAGTGAGCCGACCAAGTAGGTACCTTTGGTGGGCGAACATAACAATAATAGGAGTTATTCAATGAAGAAAATTATTTTATTTCTTTTAAGCATTAATTTATTATTGGCATTTCCGCCTAGTGAAGCGTATTTTTCTGAACTTTTAAGCGATAATGGTAAAGTAATAAAAAATACACTTAAAGTAAAAAAAATTGACGGCGGCAATTATAGATCGGAAGAGCACACGTCATAAAACTTAAAATATATATCGATTAATAATTATAATTTATACAATATATAAGATTTCATTAACCGTGCGTTATTTTTTACAATCAATAATCAAAAGCATCTTCGTCTATATCAATATAATTACCAGAATAATAATTAGCCTTTTCTTTTATGAGCATTAATTTTTTTGGTATCTCCATTAAAAATGAGGAAGGTATCTGCTCCATTATACCAGTGCTTATTCTTCTTCTCTTTGAGTATGTAAGATAAAGTTTTCTTCTTGCCCTTGTTATGCCAACATAACAAAGCCTCCTCTCTTCATAGATACCTTTTTCTTCCTCAAGTGAGAAATAATGCGGAAAAACTCCCTGCTCCATTCCTGTCATAAACACTACATCAAATTCCAATCCTTTAGCATTATGAATAGTCATCAATGTTACATAATCTTCTTTATCATCATTTGTATTTATATCTCTGTATAGAGTATTTTCTTCTAAAAATGTTATAAGTGAGGCATTAGGCTCCATTGCTTTATAATCATAAAAACCTCTGAAAAGCTCTTTTATATTTTCTTCTGCAGTTATTACTCTCTCGTTTCCATCATTCTTAAATATTGAAAAATAATCTATATCTTTTAAAAACTCAAAGAATAATAACTCTATATGAATACCTTCTTCATTGATAATATCTTCTTTTATTTTCACAGCATATTCTTCTATAATGTTTTTATAGGCTTTCATATTTGAAATAACTTTTTTTGTAAGTCCTGCTTCATCAATATAATCAATAGCGTTGTAAAGAGTTAATTTTCTGGTATTTGCAAAAGTCTCAAAATTGCTGAAGCTCTTTTCTCCTATTCCTCTAGGCGGAATATTGATAGTTCTTCTTACACTGAAGTTATCGCCGAAACCTATCATAAGCCTTAAAAAAGAAATTGCATCTTTTATTTCAGTACGCTCAAAGAATCCAACTCCTCCTACTATTTTATAATTAATAGAATGAAGTCTTAATTCCTTTTCATAAGCCCTTGATTGGCTATTAGTTCTAAATAATACAACAATATCCCTTGCCTCAAACCCATTATCAAATAAAGATTCTATTTCATTAACTACACTTCTAGCCTCTTCTAAATCACTATAGCAAATCCAATTTTCTATTTTAAACTCATTAGGCTTATTTGAAAATACATTCTTTTCATGACGATTAGTATTATTTTTTATGACACTCAAAGCTGCTTCTACAATATCTTTAGGGCATCTATAATTTTCCTCAAGACGAATTACCTTTGTATTAGGATAATCCTTTTCAAAATCAAGTATATTCAAAACATCTGCTCCTCTGAAGGCATATATACTCTGATCATCATCTCCTACAACCGTTAAATCATTTTCTGCATCCTGCGTTAATAATTTTATTAATTTATACTGCTGAGGATTAGTATCCTGAAACTCATCTACCAAAATATATTTAAATCTGTTTCTATAATAATTTAAAACCTTACTTTCTTGTTCAAATAATTTTATAGTATTTAAAATTAAATCATCAAAATCCATTACATTTTCATTAAGTTCATACTCTGTATATTTTTTATAAACATTTTCAAAAATATCTCTGTCGAAAACTATACCGTCATCTATTGAATTTTTTACATTAGATATAAATCTTGTTATAAGTTTCTGTGATATACTCTTTGGAACTTCCTCTTCTTTCATAATTCTTTTAATAACTGATGCTTTATCTCCTTCATCTAAAATAAGAAAATTGGATTTATATCCTAGGAAATGGGCATTCTCTTTTAATATCCTTAGACATGCAGAGTGAAAAGTTCTAATAAATAATCTGCTTGGTTTAATATCTGGAAGCAAATCGCATACTCTATCTTTCATCTCATGTGCAGCTTTATTAGTAAAAGTTACAGCCATTATATTTTCAGGAGCTGCTTCAAGCTCATTGATAAGATATGCTATTTTTCTGGTAATAACTAAAGTCTTACCGCTTCCTGCACCTGCTAGAAGAAGTAATGGACTTCCTGTATGCAGTATTCCTTCTCTTTGGACTTCGCTCACATTGTCAAGTATATTCATAAATATGCACCTTAAATATAAAAATAGATATTCATTATATTGTATATTATTTAATATTCAAGTTTTTATTACATCTATATTGAAAAACATTTATAAATTTAATATAATGTATAAAACACTATTGATTAAAAAACTTTAAAAATTATCTCAATTTTTATTAGAATAATAATTATATATTAAAGTTTAATATATCAATAAGAATATTTTTTGGAGTTATGATAATGAAATTTGTATCATTTGTTGAATGGAATAATACTGAATCTGTAGGTAT
This genomic window contains:
- a CDS encoding methyl-accepting chemotaxis protein; its protein translation is MNSKNNLNIKISLFILIPIVTIVLIFGIMNTIYIYKITEEMTLFIISQMSEKEIYEIENIISVELNYLDNIKYSVENLYNYNVRKREVYEDLMNRFAHEMSTNAVSVSLMFFTNIIDNDSMYINNPLYQDIKGRFVVTLVKDAENNISRINLRESDLEYTYLNTTITSRKPYITTLNYYPIQGKYKPMYTYSIPIFSKDNELIGVSSLNLSLDNIMFYEDTNGFTISLFNEKGNIMYCTTDIYSIGENITNLSDVYGSSDLENTIYSNTAIWKESYNEKTSSKYFNIFTPIHIFDDLYWGIELAVDSKADFFNHYKIIMIIWIIITAVIIILMFIIVPFVINKKILSVMNNLNDNIMKIREGDISWRISDKYLNMNDEMGNMSREIDKTIIYLNNLVRTVKIKADKISENSNNISELVYKINNSINNNEIKENHNSKIVNNVNENSKSLLKESNDLQKIIKYFRLRE
- a CDS encoding cache domain-containing protein; amino-acid sequence: MNSKNNLNIKISLFIIIPIIFIIIICSIITIIYTYNISKDMSLSAIDQISEIKLLNMKDVINNELNFIKSIKIVSEELYSSNIRNRKIYESFMDKFAKNISENAEAVFLLFLPNAIDDDNIYRNDSLYKNINGQFGIYIGKDKDGNISRLDAENLELKSSFIEKAIEKNEMYITPIYTVQMQNKYKQIQTYIMPIYSNDDKIIGIIGLDMSSGSMNFYKENDISITLFDENGNIIYCNTDIEIIGENFTNLYHPYNNYNVMDIINSNESLIIEKYNFKNLNRYFYIVKPIELFDNVHWGIEVAVPSAMVLKNNNKMFIMIGIMISVMIILIIIIIPNIINRKVIPVINFINKNKYKTKSYNIKSDNIITDMNSDNNNTIEYLNNIIDVLKDNQYKISHNSKPEVPNDDKSNNNYKFVNGISDNYKSINDESEELKNIIEYFKLIK
- a CDS encoding ATP-dependent helicase; the encoded protein is MNILDNVSEVQREGILHTGSPLLLLAGAGSGKTLVITRKIAYLINELEAAPENIMAVTFTNKAAHEMKDRVCDLLPDIKPSRLFIRTFHSACLRILKENAHFLGYKSNFLILDEGDKASVIKRIMKEEEVPKSISQKLITRFISNVKNSIDDGIVFDRDIFENVYKKYTEYELNENVMDFDDLILNTIKLFEQESKVLNYYRNRFKYILVDEFQDTNPQQYKLIKLLTQDAENDLTVVGDDDQSIYAFRGADVLNILDFEKDYPNTKVIRLEENYRCPKDIVEAALSVIKNNTNRHEKNVFSNKPNEFKIENWICYSDLEEARSVVNEIESLFDNGFEARDIVVLFRTNSQSRAYEKELRLHSINYKIVGGVGFFERTEIKDAISFLRLMIGFGDNFSVRRTINIPPRGIGEKSFSNFETFANTRKLTLYNAIDYIDEAGLTKKVISNMKAYKNIIEEYAVKIKEDIINEEGIHIELLFFEFLKDIDYFSIFKNDGNERVITAEENIKELFRGFYDYKAMEPNASLITFLEENTLYRDINTNDDKEDYVTLMTIHNAKGLEFDVVFMTGMEQGVFPHYFSLEEEKGIYEERRLCYVGITRARRKLYLTYSKRRRISTGIMEQIPSSFLMEIPKKLMLIKEKANYYSGNYIDIDEDAFDY
- a CDS encoding peptide ABC transporter substrate-binding protein, giving the protein MLTKYYIYIIILMSVIISCTKMEESITDSPPSGKYFSLLINIGQEPYTMDPSKNVTSDTLIYLNHIFEGLVSKDKDGKVIPAAAESWNVSADGLVYTFHLRKDAYWSDGNPVLAKDFVYSFRRLFDPNTKSKFAYQYSFIKNSKDVLSGKIETKYLGVEAIDDYTLEIILDMPLAYFIEILSYPTFYPLREDIIKLYEDNWTEKPETFIGNGAFKVVERKIDNNIIMEKNEFYWNNKEVIPSRLEFILKNDPQYSLNSVKNGFLHFSRSFPIENIVSLQRSGYIHNVPRIGTYFYFINNTNKVLSDVNVRKALSLVIDRNYIVENITRNGEKPAAAFVPYGIPGFFGDFRENGGDYIDISKGSYEDNVKEAKRLMILAGYPNGNDFPVMTLKTTYGIHRDIFEAIQKMWKENLGIDINIEELELSDLFTQRFDKNFEIASGTWNGDFNDPINFLSVFLSTSPNNNSVYSNTRYDDLIKTAALITDSSHRMMTMHKAEELLINDMAIIPIYFSNEPILVSPKLKGVLYDSMGQHSFVRAYLED